A section of the Pseudomonas lini genome encodes:
- a CDS encoding DUF1302 domain-containing protein: MDNVKRCFRFKHCALFLALCSAGVMIERAEAMQMDLGDSDWKLRWDNTIKYSQAWRLQGQDSRLVNAPTANGLYPSIQSQGDKNFSRGLVSNRLDLFSEMDLSRQNYGLRVSGAAWYDDIYNQDTDSSEQPHFLSETRKLHGRDAEILDAFVFLRGDLGEDSQGVARLGRHSLIYGESLFYGGNGIANAQGPTDVVKLLSVPGTQFKEILRPVNQISGQLQINPQLSVGAYYQFEWERSNLPGAGSYLSDTDAIGYGSGSLREVFGNDTVNGGDLKPRNSGQGGMQIRFKPTGTELELGFYAAQYHDKAPIGLYAYLDGAAAAATGLPILSSYRQVYAEDIKTAGVSFSTAYGPFNFAGETSVRWNAPLVSNLQVVTPGMEADGGDNSLFARGKTAHANLSAIYLLSPTAFWDGGSALAELAWNRTLSVTENAAALDSNTTRDATALRVLVEPAYFQIVDGIDLTVPIGMGVVLDGRSSAVNKSGFGNTHSGDWSVGLKATYLQRWDVGLNYVNFFGAPKAGLREDGNFSYGQSLADRDFVSLYVKTSF; encoded by the coding sequence ATGGACAACGTTAAACGTTGCTTTCGTTTCAAGCATTGCGCCCTGTTTCTGGCGTTATGCAGTGCAGGCGTGATGATCGAAAGGGCCGAGGCCATGCAAATGGACCTGGGAGATTCGGACTGGAAACTGCGTTGGGACAACACCATCAAGTACAGCCAGGCCTGGCGTCTGCAAGGGCAGGACAGCCGATTGGTCAACGCGCCGACAGCCAACGGCCTGTACCCCTCGATCCAGAGTCAGGGCGATAAAAACTTCAGCCGCGGCCTGGTCTCCAACCGTCTGGACTTGTTTTCCGAAATGGATCTCAGCCGGCAAAACTATGGGCTGCGTGTGAGCGGCGCGGCCTGGTACGACGACATCTACAACCAGGACACCGACAGCAGCGAGCAACCGCATTTCCTCAGCGAAACCCGCAAGCTCCATGGCCGCGATGCTGAAATTCTCGACGCCTTTGTGTTTCTGCGCGGAGACCTCGGCGAAGACTCCCAGGGCGTGGCGCGTTTGGGGCGGCACAGCCTGATTTACGGTGAAAGCCTGTTCTACGGTGGCAACGGCATTGCCAATGCCCAGGGCCCGACCGATGTGGTCAAGTTGCTCAGCGTGCCGGGAACCCAGTTCAAGGAGATCCTGCGTCCGGTCAACCAGATCTCCGGGCAGTTGCAGATCAACCCGCAGTTGTCGGTGGGCGCTTACTACCAGTTCGAGTGGGAACGTTCCAATCTGCCCGGTGCCGGCAGCTACCTGAGTGATACCGATGCCATCGGTTATGGCAGCGGTTCGCTGCGTGAGGTATTTGGCAACGACACGGTGAATGGCGGCGATCTGAAACCGAGGAACTCGGGGCAGGGCGGTATGCAGATTCGCTTCAAACCCACCGGGACCGAGCTGGAGCTGGGTTTCTACGCCGCGCAGTATCACGACAAAGCCCCGATCGGCCTGTACGCCTACCTCGACGGTGCAGCCGCGGCGGCCACCGGGCTGCCGATCCTGAGTTCCTATCGTCAGGTCTACGCCGAAGATATCAAGACGGCTGGCGTCAGCTTTTCCACTGCCTATGGCCCGTTCAACTTTGCCGGTGAAACTTCCGTGCGCTGGAATGCGCCGCTGGTGAGCAACCTGCAAGTGGTGACCCCAGGCATGGAAGCCGATGGCGGCGATAACTCATTGTTTGCCCGGGGCAAAACCGCTCACGCCAACCTGTCGGCGATTTACCTGCTATCGCCTACCGCGTTTTGGGATGGCGGCTCGGCACTGGCCGAACTGGCGTGGAACCGCACCCTGAGCGTCACCGAGAACGCCGCCGCCCTGGATTCCAATACCACCCGTGATGCCACTGCGTTGCGGGTATTGGTGGAGCCTGCGTACTTCCAGATTGTCGACGGGATCGACCTGACCGTGCCAATCGGCATGGGCGTGGTGCTCGATGGGCGTTCTTCGGCCGTCAACAAGTCGGGCTTCGGCAATACCCATTCCGGCGACTGGAGTGTCGGGCTCAAGGCGACCTACCTGCAGCGCTGGGATGTCGGCCTCAACTACGTGAACTTCTTCGGGGCACCGAAAGCCGGGCTGCGCGAGGACGGCAATTTCAGTTACGGGCAGTCGCTGGCCGACCGCGATTTCGTCTCGCTCTACGTGAAAACCTCATTCTAA
- a CDS encoding DUF1329 domain-containing protein has translation MQNNAFLNTCVLTLALAGISLAQAAVSPEQAARLKSELTPLGGVRAGNADGSIPAWDGGYTKVAPGYKPGDKRADPFAGEKPLYSIKASNMEQYASGLAEGTKLLLKKYPDYRLDVYPTHRSAAAPQWVYDNTGKNATRATLDVETEKVASAYGGIPFPIPDNGAQVLWNYRLSWQGGETISAPFDTWLMTAGGKKVQATRALFSYQFPYYSESGGLENFAGKYQVGKLLTELPSSKAGEGLMTHWDMDPANRAAWQYLVGQRRVRRAPNIAYDTPDFVTSGVGLFDEAFMLFGPTDRYDLKLAGKKELIVPYNNNRAGLAKSDDLVKPNFLNPDLVRWEKHRVWVVEATLKSGKRHVVPHRTYYVDEDSWQILMVDGYDAQGKLGRQQYSLTLLAPDLPALTAQVMWGSYNLDTGAYFLNSSSNDLAVQYQTIAKPSASYYTPDAMANENMR, from the coding sequence ATGCAGAACAACGCTTTCCTGAACACTTGCGTCCTTACCCTGGCCCTGGCTGGCATCAGCCTGGCGCAGGCAGCGGTGTCGCCTGAACAGGCTGCACGTTTGAAGTCTGAACTGACGCCTCTTGGCGGCGTGCGCGCCGGCAATGCCGATGGCAGCATCCCGGCCTGGGATGGCGGTTACACCAAGGTCGCGCCGGGCTACAAACCGGGCGATAAACGTGCCGATCCATTCGCCGGCGAGAAGCCGCTGTATTCGATCAAGGCCTCGAACATGGAGCAGTACGCCAGCGGACTGGCCGAAGGTACCAAGCTCCTGTTGAAGAAATACCCGGACTATCGGCTGGACGTCTACCCGACCCATCGCTCGGCGGCAGCCCCGCAATGGGTGTATGACAACACCGGCAAGAATGCCACCCGTGCCACGTTGGACGTGGAAACCGAAAAAGTCGCCAGCGCCTATGGCGGTATCCCGTTCCCGATCCCGGACAACGGCGCGCAAGTACTGTGGAACTACCGGTTGTCCTGGCAGGGCGGCGAGACCATCAGCGCACCTTTTGATACCTGGCTGATGACCGCTGGCGGAAAGAAAGTCCAGGCGACCCGAGCCCTGTTCAGCTATCAGTTCCCCTACTACTCCGAAAGTGGCGGCCTGGAAAATTTTGCCGGCAAGTACCAGGTTGGCAAGCTGTTGACCGAACTGCCGTCATCCAAGGCCGGCGAAGGCTTGATGACTCATTGGGACATGGACCCCGCCAACCGTGCGGCCTGGCAGTATCTGGTCGGCCAGCGCCGGGTACGCCGGGCGCCGAACATCGCCTACGACACCCCGGACTTCGTCACCTCTGGCGTCGGTCTGTTTGACGAAGCGTTCATGTTGTTCGGGCCTACCGACCGCTACGATCTCAAGCTTGCGGGCAAGAAAGAACTGATCGTCCCCTACAACAATAATCGCGCCGGCCTGGCCAAGAGCGACGACCTGGTCAAACCGAACTTTCTCAATCCTGATCTGGTGCGCTGGGAGAAGCATCGGGTCTGGGTGGTCGAGGCCACGCTCAAATCCGGCAAGCGCCATGTGGTGCCGCATCGGACCTACTACGTCGACGAGGACTCCTGGCAGATCCTGATGGTCGACGGGTATGACGCGCAGGGCAAACTGGGCCGGCAGCAGTATTCGCTGACGTTGCTGGCGCCGGACCTTCCGGCGCTCACTGCGCAAGTCATGTGGGGCAGCTACAACCTCGATACCGGCGCCTACTTCCTTAACTCTTCGAGCAACGATCTGGCGGTCCAGTACCAGACGATCGCAAAACCTTCAGCTTCCTATTACACACCGGATGCCATGGCTAACGAAAACATGCGTTGA
- a CDS encoding WD40/YVTN/BNR-like repeat-containing protein codes for MNVEKIFASFGLRWSACALALCLLVSTSMTAQAATFAVLQQPALPTAKAARAVLLGLARAGERLVAVGERGIVLLSDDSGTTWRQARVPVSVSLTAVQFVDAEQGWAVGHLGVVLHTEDGGETWHRQLDGERAAALAVQAAERDADRPGGASNLAQARQMRGDGPDKPFLDLYFRDRLHGYIVGAYNQIYRTDDGGRSWQPWMQHVNNPQGLNLYGIRASGNDLLLVGERGLLLRSTDAGHSFQPLKSPYEGSFFGLLGTRAGALIAYGLRGNAWWSEDRGSSWRRLDTGIESTLASAIELRDGSLLLASQSGELLFSHDQGRSFDKRQSRSGGTVAAVQQTADGGLASVGLSGVATDQDPRVSAKP; via the coding sequence ATGAACGTTGAAAAAATCTTTGCGAGTTTCGGTCTGCGATGGAGTGCCTGCGCGCTGGCGTTGTGTCTGTTGGTGAGCACATCCATGACTGCGCAGGCCGCGACGTTCGCGGTACTGCAGCAGCCGGCACTGCCGACCGCCAAGGCCGCGCGCGCGGTATTGCTTGGGTTGGCCCGGGCTGGTGAGCGTCTGGTGGCGGTCGGCGAGCGCGGCATCGTGCTGCTTTCGGATGACTCTGGAACGACTTGGCGCCAGGCCCGTGTGCCGGTCAGCGTCAGCCTGACCGCGGTGCAATTCGTCGACGCCGAGCAGGGCTGGGCGGTCGGTCATCTGGGCGTGGTGTTGCACACCGAGGACGGTGGTGAAACCTGGCACAGGCAACTCGACGGTGAGCGTGCCGCCGCGCTGGCGGTGCAGGCCGCGGAGCGCGATGCCGATCGGCCAGGCGGCGCCAGCAACCTTGCGCAGGCACGGCAGATGCGGGGCGACGGGCCGGATAAACCATTTCTCGACCTGTACTTCCGTGACCGCCTGCATGGCTACATCGTTGGCGCCTATAACCAGATCTACCGCACCGACGACGGCGGGCGAAGCTGGCAGCCGTGGATGCAGCATGTGAACAATCCGCAGGGCCTGAACCTGTATGGCATCCGCGCTTCGGGTAATGACCTGCTGCTGGTGGGGGAGCGCGGTTTGCTGTTGCGTTCGACCGATGCCGGGCATTCGTTCCAGCCTCTGAAATCACCTTATGAAGGCAGCTTTTTCGGTCTGCTCGGCACCCGCGCAGGAGCGTTGATTGCCTATGGATTGCGCGGCAACGCCTGGTGGTCCGAGGACCGTGGCAGCAGTTGGCGACGCCTCGACACCGGCATCGAATCAACACTGGCGTCAGCCATCGAGCTGCGTGACGGCAGCCTGCTGTTGGCCAGCCAGAGCGGTGAACTTTTGTTCAGCCATGACCAGGGTCGCAGCTTCGACAAGCGCCAGAGCCGTAGCGGCGGGACGGTCGCTGCCGTGCAACAGACAGCCGACGGGGGGCTGGCCAGCGTCGGTTTGAGTGGCGTGGCCACTGACCAGGATCCGCGGGTCTCCGCCAAACCTTGA
- a CDS encoding RND family transporter, producing MKDDKTQTVIGRLEDFDQTSGNFAERMIFNHRPLVILLCLLVTLVLGWQATGIGINASYEKTIPTGHPYVANFLENRSELSGLGNSLRIAVEVKQGSIFTKDYLDTLARLNDELYLLPGVDRPYMKSLWTPTTRWTAVTEEGLDGGTVIPDDYDGSATSIEQVRTNVGRSGEVGQLVAGNFKSSVIFVPLLDVSPQTGKALDYGEFSRQLEALRDKYQTDELRIHITGFTKIVGDLIEGLTQVLLFFVMAVLVTVVVLYGYTRCARSTLVVVTCSLVAVLWQMGLLAMLGFELDPYSALVPFLVFAIGMSHGAQKMNGIVQDVGRGTHRVVAARYTFRRLFAAGMTALLCDAVGFAVLLLINIRVIQDLAITASLGVAVLIFTNLILLPILLSYIGVSPAAAQRSLSSETAELQAQTKHPLWRVLDLFTQRRWAIGAMLGGLLLAAFGFAVSLNLKIGDLDPGAPELRADSRYNRDALFMTQNYAASSDIFVVMIKTPEDQCTRYASLSAVDALAWQLEQLPGVESTTSMAAMSKIATAGYNEGNFKWYELIPNDGALGAVQTRAPRELFNQGCSMLSLYVYLSDHKADTLNRVVAASEAFIAAHQAPEVKFMLAAGSAGIEAATNIVVKKSMHEMLFWVYGAVSLLCLLTFRSWRATLCAMLPLMLTSILCEALMVGLGMGVKVATLPVIALGVGIGIDYALYVLSVILARMRAGDTLAQAYYQALLFTGKVVLLTGMTLAVAVSTWAFSPIKFQADMGILLAFMFLVNMLGALILLPALAWLLLPQKVFAKKPEMSSLVPLVKELSR from the coding sequence TTGAAAGACGACAAAACCCAAACCGTGATCGGCCGCCTGGAAGACTTCGACCAGACGTCGGGCAACTTCGCCGAGCGAATGATCTTCAACCATCGACCGCTGGTGATCCTGCTGTGTCTGCTGGTGACGCTGGTGCTCGGCTGGCAAGCCACGGGCATCGGTATCAACGCCAGCTATGAGAAGACCATCCCTACGGGGCACCCCTACGTCGCCAACTTCCTGGAGAACCGCAGCGAGCTGAGCGGTCTGGGCAACTCGTTGCGAATCGCTGTGGAGGTCAAACAGGGCAGCATCTTCACCAAGGATTACCTCGACACCCTGGCCAGGCTCAACGACGAGCTGTATCTGCTGCCGGGTGTCGATCGGCCTTACATGAAATCGTTATGGACCCCGACCACGCGCTGGACCGCAGTGACCGAGGAGGGCCTCGATGGCGGCACCGTGATCCCCGATGACTATGATGGTTCGGCGACCAGTATCGAGCAGGTGCGAACCAACGTCGGCCGTTCCGGTGAGGTCGGCCAATTGGTCGCCGGTAACTTCAAGTCCAGCGTGATCTTCGTGCCGTTGCTCGACGTCAGTCCGCAGACCGGCAAAGCCCTGGACTACGGTGAGTTCTCCCGGCAGTTGGAGGCGCTGCGGGACAAGTACCAGACCGATGAACTTCGAATCCACATCACTGGTTTCACCAAAATCGTCGGCGATCTGATCGAGGGGCTGACCCAGGTCCTGTTGTTCTTCGTGATGGCGGTGTTGGTGACCGTGGTGGTGCTTTACGGTTACACCCGCTGCGCGCGCAGCACCCTGGTGGTGGTGACCTGTTCGTTGGTGGCCGTGCTCTGGCAGATGGGCCTGCTCGCGATGCTTGGGTTTGAGCTGGACCCGTACTCGGCGCTGGTGCCGTTTCTGGTGTTTGCCATCGGCATGAGCCATGGCGCGCAGAAGATGAACGGCATCGTGCAGGACGTCGGTCGCGGCACCCATCGGGTGGTGGCCGCGCGTTATACCTTCCGCCGACTGTTCGCCGCCGGCATGACCGCTTTGCTCTGCGATGCGGTGGGCTTCGCCGTGTTGCTGCTGATCAATATCCGGGTGATTCAGGACCTGGCGATCACTGCCAGCCTCGGCGTGGCGGTGCTGATTTTCACCAACCTGATTCTGCTGCCGATCCTGCTCAGCTATATCGGTGTCAGCCCGGCAGCGGCGCAACGCAGCCTGAGTTCGGAAACCGCCGAGCTGCAAGCACAAACCAAGCATCCCTTGTGGCGTGTACTCGATCTGTTCACCCAACGGCGCTGGGCCATCGGCGCGATGCTGGGCGGCCTGCTGCTGGCAGCGTTTGGTTTTGCCGTGAGCCTGAACCTGAAGATCGGCGATCTCGACCCTGGCGCTCCGGAGTTGCGCGCCGACTCGCGCTACAACCGCGACGCGCTGTTCATGACGCAAAACTATGCGGCCAGTTCGGATATTTTCGTGGTCATGATCAAGACGCCGGAAGATCAGTGCACGCGCTACGCCAGCCTGTCTGCGGTGGACGCGTTGGCCTGGCAACTGGAGCAATTGCCTGGGGTAGAGTCGACCACTTCAATGGCGGCGATGAGCAAGATCGCCACGGCCGGTTACAACGAAGGCAACTTCAAGTGGTATGAGCTGATCCCCAACGACGGTGCGTTGGGCGCAGTGCAGACCCGGGCTCCGCGGGAGCTGTTTAATCAGGGCTGTTCGATGCTGTCGCTGTACGTATACCTGTCCGATCACAAGGCCGATACCCTGAATCGGGTGGTGGCGGCGAGCGAGGCTTTCATCGCTGCGCATCAGGCGCCAGAGGTCAAGTTCATGCTGGCCGCCGGCAGCGCCGGAATCGAAGCCGCGACCAATATCGTGGTGAAAAAATCCATGCACGAGATGCTGTTCTGGGTCTACGGCGCGGTCAGCCTGCTATGCCTGCTGACCTTCCGCAGTTGGCGTGCAACCCTCTGCGCGATGCTGCCGCTGATGCTCACCTCGATTCTTTGCGAGGCGCTGATGGTGGGTCTGGGCATGGGCGTGAAAGTCGCGACACTGCCGGTGATCGCGCTCGGCGTGGGGATCGGCATCGACTACGCGCTCTATGTGTTGAGCGTGATCCTGGCTCGAATGCGTGCCGGTGACACTCTGGCCCAAGCCTATTACCAGGCGCTGTTGTTCACCGGCAAAGTGGTTCTGCTGACCGGCATGACACTGGCGGTCGCGGTCTCGACCTGGGCGTTCTCGCCGATCAAGTTCCAGGCCGACATGGGCATCCTGCTGGCCTTCATGTTCCTGGTGAACATGCTTGGCGCCTTGATCCTGCTGCCGGCCTTGGCCTGGTTACTGCTGCCGCAGAAGGTCTTCGCAAAAAAGCCTGAAATGAGTTCGCTGGTGCCACTAGTCAAGGAGCTGTCCCGATAA
- the mhpT gene encoding 3-(3-hydroxy-phenyl)propionate transporter MhpT, protein MDIPSRRTTLTIALCFIVALIEGFDLQAAGTAAAGLRQTFVLDPKMMGWVFSAGIIGLLPGAFFGGWIADRIGRKKILIAAVLLFGVFSLSTAYVSTFSSLLLARFMTGLGLGAALPNLIALCAEAVGEQRRGTAISIMYAGVPLGGALAAVVAMLFTDHWQTTFIIGGLAPLLVVPLMILLLPESSAFRQQQGTVNLARASTGQALFGEGRARVTLALWLSYFFTLTVMYMLLNWLPSLLLEQGFSKPQAGLVQMLFNIGGALGSLLGGVLLDRCNGIKVVLFVYAGLLVALAGVGLSVGIVPMGIAGFAAGLFVMAAQLVLYALAPPSYPTSVRATGVGAAVAIGRLGSVAGPLAAGQILAAGAGTTGVLLATSPGLVIAALTIISVIARSAARTEPELNMTNPVADKS, encoded by the coding sequence ATGGACATCCCATCACGTCGCACGACGCTGACCATCGCCCTGTGTTTTATCGTTGCATTGATTGAAGGCTTCGACCTGCAAGCTGCCGGCACTGCCGCCGCGGGACTGCGCCAGACCTTTGTCCTGGACCCGAAAATGATGGGCTGGGTGTTCAGTGCCGGCATCATCGGCTTGCTGCCGGGCGCCTTCTTCGGCGGCTGGATTGCCGATCGCATCGGCCGCAAGAAAATCCTCATCGCAGCGGTGCTGCTGTTCGGCGTGTTCTCGCTCAGCACTGCCTACGTCAGCACGTTCTCCAGCCTGCTGCTGGCGCGCTTCATGACCGGCCTGGGCCTGGGCGCCGCCCTGCCCAACCTGATCGCCTTGTGTGCCGAAGCCGTGGGTGAGCAACGCCGAGGTACCGCCATCAGCATCATGTATGCCGGCGTGCCGTTGGGTGGAGCACTGGCGGCGGTGGTCGCTATGCTGTTCACCGATCATTGGCAGACGACCTTCATCATCGGCGGTCTCGCGCCGTTGCTGGTGGTGCCGCTGATGATCCTGTTGCTGCCCGAGTCCAGCGCCTTTCGCCAGCAACAAGGGACCGTCAATTTAGCGCGCGCATCAACCGGCCAGGCACTGTTCGGCGAAGGCCGCGCTCGCGTTACCTTGGCGTTGTGGCTGAGCTACTTCTTCACCCTGACCGTGATGTACATGCTGCTCAACTGGCTGCCATCACTGCTGCTGGAACAGGGATTCAGCAAACCCCAGGCTGGCCTGGTGCAGATGCTGTTCAATATCGGCGGCGCCCTCGGCTCCCTGCTCGGCGGAGTGCTGCTGGATCGCTGCAACGGCATCAAGGTGGTGCTGTTTGTCTATGCCGGCTTGCTGGTGGCGCTGGCCGGGGTCGGGCTGTCGGTGGGTATTGTTCCTATGGGCATCGCCGGGTTTGCTGCGGGGTTGTTTGTGATGGCTGCGCAACTGGTGCTTTACGCCCTGGCACCGCCGTCATACCCGACTTCGGTGCGTGCCACCGGCGTCGGCGCGGCTGTGGCCATCGGTCGCCTGGGGTCAGTCGCCGGGCCCTTGGCCGCGGGGCAGATTCTGGCAGCCGGAGCCGGCACCACCGGGGTATTGCTGGCGACCTCCCCCGGGTTGGTGATTGCAGCACTGACCATCATCAGCGTGATTGCCCGTTCGGCAGCGCGGACCGAGCCCGAGCTCAACATGACGAACCCGGTCGCCGACAAATCCTGA
- a CDS encoding OprD family porin — MPKLPSDALAATSALPVRAPCLVLLGLSVIATPALTEGFIDDSHGTLTLRNYYLDRDYKDDGAKTAAREWAQGFIMNVESGFTPGTVGFGLDARGLMGVKLDSSPDRSGTELLPVSSSDKRAADEYSRLAMTAKMRFAQTTVKTGDVSIFLPFAFASPSRLLPQTFRGTTLSSKDIDGLTLNTGYIDRINKRDSTDYQPMSIASPNRRFNGAATSSHMAYVGGDYQVNKDLSLRAYHAEVADLYQQNTLALLHNLQVGEGTLTTDLRSFFSDEDGSAKAGKVDNRNLSALFGYRFGGHRLSLGYMHASGDTATPYVSGTELMGMSELTMSSDFLNAKERTWQAMYDYDFAAAGVPGLKSRLRYVRGDHIELAALNADDRKEREFQMELGYVIQSGPLKNVGLMARKSIYRNDFPAGAAFRDENQTRFLVLYTVPIW; from the coding sequence ATGCCAAAGCTCCCTTCGGACGCCCTTGCAGCGACTTCAGCCTTACCTGTTCGCGCACCTTGCCTGGTCCTGCTGGGCTTGAGTGTGATTGCCACCCCGGCGCTGACCGAAGGCTTCATCGACGACAGCCACGGTACCTTGACCTTGCGCAATTACTACCTGGATCGCGACTACAAGGATGACGGGGCGAAAACCGCGGCCAGGGAATGGGCTCAGGGTTTCATCATGAATGTGGAGTCGGGCTTTACCCCGGGGACTGTCGGCTTCGGCCTGGATGCCCGCGGGCTGATGGGAGTGAAGCTGGACTCGTCGCCGGACCGCAGCGGCACCGAGTTGCTGCCGGTGTCCAGCAGCGACAAGCGCGCGGCGGACGAGTATTCGCGCCTGGCCATGACCGCCAAGATGCGTTTTGCCCAGACCACGGTTAAAACCGGTGATGTGTCGATCTTCCTGCCGTTCGCTTTCGCCAGCCCGTCGCGGCTGTTGCCGCAGACTTTTCGCGGCACCACCCTCAGTTCCAAGGACATCGACGGACTGACCCTCAACACCGGCTACATCGACCGCATCAACAAGCGTGATTCCACCGACTACCAGCCGATGAGCATCGCCTCGCCGAACCGGCGTTTCAATGGCGCGGCCACCTCATCGCACATGGCCTATGTCGGTGGCGATTATCAGGTGAACAAAGACCTTAGTCTACGTGCCTATCACGCCGAAGTGGCGGACCTGTACCAGCAGAACACCCTGGCCTTGCTGCACAATCTGCAGGTGGGCGAGGGCACGCTGACCACCGATTTGCGCAGTTTTTTCAGCGACGAAGATGGCAGCGCCAAGGCTGGCAAGGTGGACAACCGCAATCTCTCGGCACTGTTCGGCTATCGCTTTGGCGGCCATCGCCTGAGCCTGGGGTATATGCACGCCAGTGGTGACACCGCGACGCCTTATGTATCGGGCACCGAGTTGATGGGCATGAGCGAGCTGACCATGAGCTCGGACTTCCTCAATGCCAAGGAGCGGACCTGGCAAGCGATGTACGACTATGACTTCGCCGCCGCCGGGGTACCAGGCCTGAAGAGCCGGCTACGTTATGTGCGCGGTGACCATATCGAACTGGCGGCGTTGAATGCCGACGACCGCAAGGAGCGGGAATTTCAGATGGAGCTGGGGTATGTGATCCAGAGTGGCCCGCTGAAGAATGTCGGGCTGATGGCGCGCAAGTCGATATATCGCAATGACTTCCCCGCCGGCGCGGCGTTTCGCGATGAAAACCAGACTCGCTTTCTGGTGCTTTACACCGTGCCGATCTGGTAA
- a CDS encoding MarR family winged helix-turn-helix transcriptional regulator — MAKSSKIAAAPEAPADSAETPAPLDSALDDLIGYAMRRAQLKLFQNLIGRLSAHDLRPAQFSALAIIDQNPGLMQADLAKALTIEPPQVVPLLNKLESRALAVRVRCKPDKRSYGIFLSKTGEALLKELKLIAAESDMDATSNLDSQEREELLRLLKKVYQA; from the coding sequence ATGGCCAAGTCTTCCAAGATTGCCGCCGCCCCCGAGGCCCCTGCCGACAGCGCCGAAACCCCGGCACCGCTGGATTCCGCCCTGGACGATCTGATCGGTTACGCCATGCGCCGGGCGCAGCTGAAACTGTTCCAGAACCTCATTGGTCGGCTCTCGGCCCATGACTTGCGCCCGGCGCAGTTCTCGGCCCTGGCGATCATCGACCAGAACCCCGGGCTGATGCAGGCCGACTTGGCCAAGGCCTTGACCATCGAGCCACCGCAAGTGGTGCCGCTGCTGAACAAACTGGAAAGCCGGGCATTGGCGGTGCGAGTGCGCTGCAAACCGGACAAGCGCTCCTATGGGATTTTTCTCAGCAAGACCGGCGAGGCCCTGCTCAAGGAGCTGAAACTGATCGCCGCCGAGAGCGACATGGATGCAACGTCCAACCTCGACAGCCAGGAACGCGAAGAACTGCTCAGGTTGCTGAAGAAGGTGTACCAGGCCTGA
- a CDS encoding p-hydroxycinnamoyl CoA hydratase/lyase has product MSNYEGRWTTVKVEIEEGIAWVILNRPEKRNAMSPTLNREMIDVLETLEQDPDAGVLVLTGAGEAWTAGMDLKEYFREVDAGPEILQEKIRREASQWQWKLLRMYAKPTIAMVNGWCFGGGFSPLVACDLAICADEATFGLSEINWGIPPGNLVSKAMADTVGHRQSLYYIMTGKTFGGQKAAEMGLVNESVPLAQLREVTIELARNLLEKNPVVLRAAKHGFKRCRELTWEQNEDYLYAKLDQSRLLDTEGGREQGMKQFLDDKSIKPGLQTYKR; this is encoded by the coding sequence ATGAGCAATTACGAAGGTCGCTGGACAACGGTCAAAGTGGAAATCGAGGAAGGCATTGCCTGGGTCATCCTCAATCGCCCGGAAAAACGCAACGCCATGAGCCCGACATTGAACCGCGAAATGATCGACGTTCTGGAAACCCTGGAGCAAGATCCGGACGCTGGTGTGCTGGTGCTGACCGGCGCGGGCGAAGCCTGGACCGCAGGCATGGATCTCAAGGAATACTTCCGCGAAGTGGACGCCGGCCCGGAAATCCTTCAGGAAAAAATTCGCCGTGAAGCTTCTCAATGGCAATGGAAACTGCTGCGCATGTATGCCAAGCCGACCATCGCCATGGTCAACGGCTGGTGCTTCGGTGGCGGTTTCAGCCCGCTGGTGGCCTGCGACTTGGCGATCTGCGCCGATGAAGCGACCTTTGGCCTGTCGGAAATCAACTGGGGCATCCCGCCAGGCAACCTGGTGAGCAAGGCGATGGCCGACACCGTGGGCCATCGCCAGTCGCTGTACTACATCATGACCGGCAAGACCTTTGGCGGGCAGAAAGCCGCCGAGATGGGACTGGTCAACGAGAGCGTACCCCTGGCGCAACTGCGTGAAGTGACGATCGAGCTGGCGCGTAACCTGCTGGAGAAAAACCCGGTGGTGCTGCGGGCGGCCAAGCACGGCTTCAAGCGTTGCCGCGAACTGACTTGGGAGCAGAACGAAGATTACCTGTACGCCAAGCTCGATCAGTCGCGCCTGCTGGACACCGAAGGTGGTCGCGAGCAGGGCATGAAGCAGTTCCTCGACGACAAGAGCATCAAGCCCGGTTTGCAGACTTACAAACGCTGA